In the Mesoplodon densirostris isolate mMesDen1 chromosome 11, mMesDen1 primary haplotype, whole genome shotgun sequence genome, TTAATAAGCCATGGATCAGAATAGAAATCTAATAAATTAGTTCATCAATATGACAGtttataaaatcaatatataaatactaatgtatatgtatatactagaaatgaaaaatctgaaaattaaggaaacaagcttatttataatagtcacaaaataataaattacctaagaataatattaataaaagaatgcaaaatttgtatactgaaaactatgaCATATTGTTGAAagacttctgcacagcaaaggaaacaattaacAGGGAGAAGAgataacctatggaatgggagaaaatatttgcaaatcatacatttgagaaggggttaatatctaaaatatatacagaactcaaacaactcaataggaaaaaacaaataaGCTAATTAAAATATTGGCAAAGGAGTCCattagacatttctctaaagaaaacatacaaatggccaataagtatgTGAAAAGGAGCTCAACAAgaccaatcatcagggaaatgcaaatcaaaaccacaaagagatgtcacctcacacctgttagaagggctattatcaaaaagaccaagggcctccctggtggcgcagtggttgggagtccgcctgccgaggcaggggatacgggttcgtgccccggtctgggaggatcccatatgccgcggagcggctgggcccgtgagccatggccgctgggcctgcgcgtccggagcctgtgctccgcaacgggagaggccgcgacagtgagaggcccgcataccgaaaaaaaaaaaaaaagaccaaagttaagtgttggcaaggatgtggagaaaaggtaacctttgtacactgttggtgggaatgtaaggtgATACAGATGTGGGAAACAGTGTGATGttccttcaaaaaaaattaaacacagaactaccatatgattcaacaatcccacttctgggtatatgtccaaggGAAATGAAATAAGTATCTTCAAGTTATCTGCACTTCCATGTTCATGGTGtcacttttcacaatagccaagatatggaaacaacctaaatgtctgtcaatggatgaatggataaagaaattgtggtctatgtatacaatggaatattattaagcctgagaaaagaaggaaatcctgccatttgcaataacatggatgagcctggagaaataaatgaaataagtcagctatagaaagaaaaatattatatgatcTCTCCCAtgtgtaaaatctaaaaaagtcaagctcatagaatggtggttaccagggacttgggggtgggggatatagggagatgttggtcaaagggtataaagtTTTAGTTATTCACAATAAATAAGTTCCGGAGGTGCaccatacagcatggtgactgtagttaataacacTATACTGTATGCTTGAAATTTGTTGAGAGTAGATCTCTAGTGTTCTCACCAGACACATACACAAAAGGTAACTATgtaaggtgatggaaatgttaattagcttgattgtggtaaccatttcacaatgtatacataaatCAAAACataatgctgtacaccttaaattctACAGTTTTATTTGTCAAAGATACCTCAGTAAACTTGGGGGGAAAGAAAGCTAAATAAAGGAAAGATATCCCCATATTCATGGTTTGGAAGTCTTAATATAAAGATGGAAATAccccccaaattgatctacaaatattttatatagaaacTCACAagtaatatattaaattatttgaactaataaatgagttcagcaatgTGGAAGGttataaaatcaacataaaatatcaattgtatttctatgctAGCAATGAACTAAACCACAATGGgataccactttacacccactTGGTTGgctaaaataaaacagacagacAATTGCAAGTGTTGCTTAGGATGCAGAGAaaaatggaaccctcatacattgctggtagagGTGTAAAAGAGTGCAGctatttaaaaaagcaatttaatACTTCCTCAGAATATGaaacatagagttatcatatCACACAGCAATTCAACTCCTACGTACATATgcgagaactgaaaacatatgtccacacaaaatttgtacacaaatgttcatagaagcattatgcatgagagccaaaaagtggaaacaatccaaattccCATTatctgataaatggataaacaaaaatgtgGCATATCTATAGAGCAGAATATTATTGAGCGATAAAAGaaaaagtactgatacatgctgcagCATGTATGAATCTTGAAAATACAATTCTGAGAGGAAGAACCTAGTCACAAAAGATGATATATTGTTTGATTCCCTTtgtgaaatgtctagaataggaaaatccacagaaacagaagGTAGTATAGAAGTTGTCAGGGGCTAGAGgttggggaaaatggggagttatttCTAATATCtatggggtttctttgggggatgtTTAAAATGCTCTGAAATCAAACTGTTGTGGTCCTTATACAAGTCTGTGACTATattgaaaaccactgaactgtacacttaaaatgggcgaattttatggtatgtgaaatgtactcaataaagctatttttaaaaatctagggcttccctggtggcatagtggttgacagtccgcctgccaatgcaggggacacgggttcgtgccccggtccaggaagatcccacatgccacggagcggctgggcccgtgagccatggccgctgagcctgcgcgtccagagcctgtgctccgcaacgggagaggccacaacagtgaggcctgcatacagcaaaaaaaaaaaaaaattctagttctgggccctgcccagatctATATCTTCCTGACATTTGCTCACTCTCTCCCTCACTTCACAGCCATGTtgactttttttcccattcttaaaCTTTCCATACTAATTACTCAGAATTGGAACTTGGTGTTCTCTCTTCCTGGGATATTCTTGCCTCAGCTCTTTCCATGCCCATGTCTCCTTGTCACTCCATGCTCAGCTCCACTGTTGCCTCTTAAGATAACTTGTCACAGTCACCATCCTTTCTTCTGAGTTCACATCGTTTTTGGAAATaacttgttttctttaaatttgttttttcacCTCCTTATTGTATATTCCCATTCCTGAAGTACAAGCTCCGTACTTGTGTATTATGTTAAGTGATTTATCCCCACTGTTTAGGAAGTGCTTGATGTATAATAATCACATAACGTGCATTTTTGGATGAGAGAAGGAATGAAAGGGTAAAAACAGGGGTGAAGCAAAATGCACTATATTATTAATCAATACTAAGAATATGTTATATCATGtctaatcatttattttaatcttttttagaATAACAACATTCTGGAGATGCGTGAAGATACCTTCTGCAATATTAAAAATTTGACTTATATTCGTAAGGCATTAGAGGATATTCGATTGGATGGAAACCCTATCAATCTCAGCAAAACTCCTCAAGCCTACATATGCCTACCTCGTTTGCCTATTGGGAATCTTGTCTAATTTCAGATAATGGTCAGCGTTATGATGCCTGCTATAACAAAACAATTCTTACCGTTCTCTTCCAAAAGAAAACTCAGCATGATACTTTCAAAATGTGTTCTGAAAGATgatataattacataaaatacagCTAAAAGTTTTAATATATGATAGCAACTTAGTAATCTAAGAAAACACGAGATGAATCAGGAATAAACTAAAAGATGTACAGAAGGAGCAAAActaaaagatagaaaatatttcacaGATATTCTTATATATCACATGTAATTTGCAAGTTTTAGGGATTCATATCctctataattttaaattaatcatataataaaaattaaaaattaaaattttaggtaTATTGCCaagatttaaatgtttttaattaaacttttctctcctttttttttcactaaaacatgtttcttttttcaaattcattaaataaaatgaagaaaagaataaaaatatttgaaaattataatgGCTTTGTGGAAAAATACTCATTATAACCACAACATGCAAATAACCATAATAATACACATAGCTtcagtatttgaaaaatattttatcatcttaAAGACCTGCCAACTCATTTTAGACCTTTCCTAAACTGACTAGTTACTTGGCATATTTCTGTGcctgtgagaaaaataaaatatacaaaatggaaaacataaacaaTGATATGAAAATCACAGTAGGGAAGAAGTTGAGGAGTACCTTCTAGAAAAAGTTGATCTTTCTGAAATGTATGATAATAATATAGGCatttgtagggcctccctggtggcgcaagtggttgagagtccgcctgccgatgcaggggatacgggttcgtgccccggtctgggaggatcccatatgccgcggagcggctgggcccgtgagccatggccgctgagcctgcgcgtccggagcctgcgcgtccggagcctgtgctccgcaacgggggaggccacagcagtgagaggcccgtgtaccgcaaaaaaaaaaaaaaaaaaaaaaaaaaaaaaaaaaaaaaaaaataatataggcATTTGCTTAAAAACTGAAAGATAACAAAAGAGTATACAGTGAAATGTGAGTTTCCTTCCAGCAGCAAACCCTAAGCTCCACTCCTTAGAAACAGTCAATAGTTTCTTGCATACTTTTATCAAGttttccataagaaaaaaaaaacttgcacataaataatttccctttttttacaGAAAAGTGTATGCGCTtgctacatgtatatatataccaccaaTATGTATGTATCAGTACATGTAAACATGGATTTTTAAGCACAAAAGATAATCACTATTCTGCAccttgcttatttcacttaaaaatatttcttgctgATGTTTGTCATATCGGCACATACAGCTCTACTGATTCTGAACAACACATATCAGCCCATTACATGGATGTACATTGTTATAATAGGAGCCAATTCTCGGACACAAAATATGTACCAGGCATCTACTAAGGTGTTCTGCATGTATTAATTCACAACATCTTAGGAGCTGGAGATAGTAATGACTATTCCAAGTCACAGATCGGAGACAgagtttaaataatttgcccTGGATTAAGGGCTGACTCCAAAGGCCTATCCTATTCCACCCCACTGTCCCGCCTCAAATACTATGAATGTGACTTTTCCCTGTTTTAAAATACAAGAAAGTGGTGTACAGGCTGGACAGAGAAgttgttatgaactgaatgtttaCCCCCaggattcatatgttgaagctctaaccctcaatgtgatggtgtttggagatggggcctttggaagtTTAactagggttagatgaggtcatgagacagggccctcatgatgggatttgTGCCcttagaggaagaaaaagagattactctgtgtgtgtgtttgtgtgtgtgtgcgtgtttatGTATGTGCACATGCACTAAGGaaaagccatgtgaggacataatgAGAAGTCAGCCATgtgcaagccagggagagagcTCCCATTAGAAACGAAGTCAGCTGAGACTTTGATCTCGGACATCCTAGCCTCCAAAACTCTAAAACTGATCCCTGATTAAATacaatccttttttttaatgacaacgtttttttctttatgaatttgcTACACACATttacttttctctaaatattacAGGTTATTTTCCAAAAGGGAGGACACTGCATTTTATTGCCCCGTATTACAGTGTACTTTAAAACTATTTATAAGcaaacatttccatttaaaattccTAAGTAATTCTTACTGAATACACAGGTTTTTCAGATGACAGGCCTAAAATGTGTTGTGTTAATCCTCTGAAAACTCTGAGTTATTATAGGGTTAGTAATATTTTCAAAGGACGATAGCAAATAATACCTACACATAGTAGTATTATGAGTGTAAAATTCACATCCTTACTTCTCTTTAAATCTGTAGCAACATTGTCTTTGTCGTTATCTCATTACAAAGTTAATTTTCCCTTCCTAATTTACTTAAATAATATGAGAATTCATAAATGTTTCGAAAATACTGCAGTGGTATTCCCTGATGTACAACATGCCTCACCAATTTGCAAACTAACCCCACAACTTCCCAAATTATGAAGAGAAAGCAATGAGTTATTTTAAATCCCTTTTTTCTCACTTTCAAAAAGTCAGAGAGGCTTAATGCCTTGTATTTAGCCTCTGGAACTGCTAGATGGTTTCAAATTACATGATTATATTCACGGTGGAAAAAGGCACGTTTCTGAGAGTGCATAAAATGAGTTCTATTGACATTATTTTTCGTATAACATAGCAATGCATTGGTTACAAAGATAAATCTGAAATACTTGTTGTATTTCATTTCTCTGACCAAATGTATCAGGTATATCCAACTTTTCTCTAAAGAACTTTATTTACAAGTTTAATTAGCTGAGGTTTGAGCTCCAAAAGCCAGTCAAAAAATACTAAACTCTAATAAATATACCCAAAGCCACCATACTAGAATAAATAATACTTAATATTGGCAACCTGGAGTAATTTAAATAAGGTATTCGTGATCAAATGTATTTATACAGGGTCTAACTTCACGCAGTTTCTGTCATATAAGGACTTTCACTGACTGAAGTTTGAACGAGTTACTACCGCCATCAAGTGTTAGGATGCATTCTTTTCAAGTCACCCAAATGCACAAAAATCAACACCAAGACTGCAGTGTTTTCAACTTAACAACATAATGCTCTGAATAACAGAAAGCATAGCAAAACCAATGCGGTCACATGGCACTTATCAGAATTTCAAAATGCAGTATCATTAAAATCTCCCAAATAAAGTTGTAACTAAATATGAAGGACATATTTTACTGCACTGACTTGAAACATGTGGCAAACAGACTCTAAGTTGATCCTTAATGATTTCCTGCCTCTTGGTGTTCATGCCTTTGTGTAATCCTGTCCTTGAGTGCTGGTAGGACCTGGGCCTTGTTTCTAACCAATAggatatggcaaaggtgatgggtgTCACAAAAGTCAAGCGCCACGATTATAATACAcacgtacgtgtgtgtgtgtgtgtgtgtgtgtgtgtgtgtattcattgtGCTAGGAAGCACTAAGGAGATGCTCTTGGCTGGCTTGATGGGGTGAGCAGCCATGTTGAGGAAGCCCATGGAAGGGAACTATGGGCAGCAGCTAGAATCACTGCTGTCCTCAAGGACCTGCACGTTGCCTCGAAACCTGAAGGCTTCCTTTAGCCAACAGACAGCTAAAGGGTACGGCCCTCAGTTGTACAGCCACAAGGAAGCAAATTCTGCCAAGAACATGAATAATCTTGGGAGCAGATTTTCCTGAATTGAGCTGCAGGATGAGAACCCAAACGGCCAAATGCTTTGACCACAGCCCTGgtaagaccctgagcagaggacacaACTAAGCTGTTCCAGGATCCTTGGAAACTCTGAGATAACAAATGCATGTTGTTTTAAGTAACTAAGTTTGTGGGAACGTTTTATGTAGCAATATAAATGaatacaatatataaaaacatggTGTGTTATAGTTTAATACTGAATCTAAATATATTTTGCAGTATTTAAAGAGTATGGgtccattttaaaagtctttaagtTTTCTTAGTTGCATTTCTGACGGTGGTTTTTAACATGTTCTGGTGCTAATTTTCTTGGGTGATTTACCAGTACATGAACAATCTGTATTATAATGTCAATCTATtgaaaaaaacaataattataaattgtAATTTGCTGCTTCTCTTAAGAAAGAGTAGCACAAGACAATcctgcattaattttttaatagggAGGATGAATATGAAAGATATATATCTCACCATGAAAAAAGTGTATAAAGCCAGTATTATTGGTATAAAGTTCACATCAACTGTTCAAAAAAATGATGTCCTTAATTACCTGtgagttaatctttttttttaaaaaaagaagaaattgatgGGAATTCCACTAAGCAACATGTTCAATTTCTAAAGCTCTTAATTAAAACTCAATATCATATACCAAGTATATTCTTAGAAACATAAATCTGGATTATCACCATTCCGTTTCAAGTTAAGCAGATCAGAGGCTGAGGCCAAGTGTGTGAGTCTCCATCCAAAAAGAGACATTGGAGGCTAAAAATGTCAGCATTCTGCATTTTGAGTCAAGCAGGCTTGTCTCCTCAGCAAACCACAGAGCAAATGAACTTGAATGATACCTGTGGAATCTATAGGTCCCATAGCAAAGGGTGGAGGGCTGAACCAGGAATCCATGTACTGTTCTCAATTTTCAAGCAGGAAGGCATAAATGACCCTTGCAAGCATCAGGGCTTCCTCTAATTTTGCTTCTCTATCATTCAATGGAAGCTTGTATGGACTCAGGTTCCCAGTGGGCAGTGTTCCATTTTTGCACTGTTCCACTCAACACAGGAAGGTGATAAGGAGATATACTCGGTGGTTTTCTGTAGGATCAAGGCTGGTAACACTTTCTTGATGTTTCTCAAAAGTGGGACAAGAAAAGGACACAAGGATGGGGATGTCTATTTTTGCATCAGGCACAGGGTTAGTTATCTTTACGTATACTGTATCAATTTCTTTACAAGTCCTAAAGCATGTAAATATGATAATGATGATAGTTCACAGTTACTGAGTGCTCACAGGGtacctgtgctaagtgctttaatcAATACCTTACTTAATCCTTAACATAACTCTTTGGAACAGGCACTATAACTATACTCATGGTATGGGTAAGGAACTGGAGGCTTCCAGCGGTTAACTGGTGAGTTGAAGTTGAAACACCTCTACTTTTAAATAGACCTTgttttttagagcagctttagattcacagcaaaactgagaagGTACGGAGATTCCTCATACACTCTCTCCCCCTACTCATACATAGCCTCCTCCATTATAaacatcctccaccagagtggtacatttgttaataatgaacctacattgacacatctgTATCAccaaaagtccatagtttacattaggggtcactcttgatgttgtacattctacagatttggataaatgtataatgacttGTATCCACCATATAGTATCATTCAGGGTAGGCTCTTGTCTATTTAAATCAAAGCCCATATTCTTAACCTTAATACTATAAAAGCTCCCAAGGTACCACACTGTCTggttaacaaaaggaaaaatgtattgCCATACTAGCATTTTTAGGTACAAACCTATGGTATACATCCTGGTAATGTTTAATCAAGGGGCATATGTTTTGCATATGTTACAATAAGTAAACTGCTTGTCCATACAGATTCCTTGTATTCAGCACCAGAGTCCTATTTAAGGTGCTTGGGCAGTCTAGTATAGTAATCTCATGGAGAATTTGGACTCTGAGGTCAAACAGGCTCAGGTTTAAATACTAGCTCTGAAATTCATCAGTCCCACAGCCTTAGGTAGATTAATTTCGTTTCCTAATCTATGAGATGCGGTAACAATGTTTACCTCCCTGAGTAGGTGTGAGGATTATGTGCCATGAGCCCACCTGCGCGCAGTAAGCACACGCAATAAACCTTTGCCGTCTTGTTTCAGGTACGTTGACACAGAGCTCCTAGGATTTAGAAGAGTGGGCACAGGCCACAAGGTAAGGAGTGGGGCCCAGTATTCTGACTCCGAGGGCTTTCTCTTTACCCCCTGGGCTGTCCCAAAGGTGTAGGATATTGTTTTTCGATACACAAATTCTTCCCCAACCCCCACCTCTGGGTTCGGCCGAAGGTCCATCTTCTACAACCTCGCACCTCAAGGTGGTTTAAGTGTTCAAATAAACTTCCTCAAGCGTTTCCTAACGTGGGTAGCACAAacccagcctccagcccctcGCCACCTCTCTCAAAAACTGCGTCACAAGCCCCCTGAGAATGTTCACGGGCAACCTCGTTCTGGGCGGAACCCCAACTCCACGCCCAGAGAGAATGACCTCAACCCCAATTGGCTGTCTCCCGGGGCAACCAATGATGCGGTGGGCGCACGGGGCCCCTGGCCGGTATTTAAAGGCTGCCgctgcccacccccacctcagACTAGCCAGGACGGCGACGGTGAAGCGCCTGGGCTGAGAGGGAACCGCAAGGTAACGCGCAACCCCTCCCTCTCCCGTCCCCAGCCCGAGCCTCCAGTGAGGCAGGGGTGTGTGGGACCCGGGAGCGGGTCTCACTGCGCGTCGCCCACCAACACCTTCCTCCTGCACCATCCTTacccagccccagtcccacccAAACTCACCTGGACGAGACAACCCGGGTGCCAAGGGGCAGAGATTACGTGGAAGAACGATCGAGCGAGCAGAGAAGAGGGGTCCTTTTGGAGAGAAACGCGTGATCCCAGCGGCAGACACGTGGTGCTgcgcagaaagagagagagagagacacgaGGCTCTTCAGACCGTCAGATCTGGCCAAACTTGACGGCAGCTTCTAGGACGCTTCCGTTTAGACCTCTCAGAGCTCCCTGAATCATGACCCAGCCCCTCTATAGAAAAGAGGATCCTCTTAACCTGGGCCACGGGGGGGCGTCCTCTGCCCCATTAAACACCCGGTCTTCCCGCCATCGAAGGCGCAGAGGCGCTCGGGTTTACAGGCGGTGGCATCACTATGGTCCCAAGGCCGCGTATGAGCCCCGGAGGAAACAGCCGAAGCAACAGCACGGCTCAGGACCTTGGTTCCATCCACCCAGGTGTCCCTCTTGGGCCATGTATTCTAACTGGGGGCACTGGGGAGGACCCTGGCACTCACCTCCGGAGGGATTCCGGAAGCCCCCTGGCCAGGTGCAAGTGATCCAGGTGTACGGCCTGCTCCCATTCTGCCtttgctgctgctcctgctggcgCGGGCCCCGGAACCCCGGCTGGGCGAGGCCCCCGGGCAGGAAGAAGCGCTGGGGCCGCCGGGGCCGCGGCCTGCGCCGCGACCCTCGCCGCTCCTTCCAGAGAAGCCCTTCAGAGGATCTGAGCACGCTGCTGCGGCCGGTCAACCTGTGCAGGTTGCGGGTCCCCGGCCTGCGGGCACCGCGGAACACCACCCAGTTCATCATGAACCAGGTCTACGAGGATATGCGGCAGCAGGCGGCGCTGCGGGCGCAGCAGGCCCAGGCGGGCGGCACCGCATCCGCGGCCGGCTCCTTCGGAAACGATGCGCCCCCCAGCGGTGGCGAGGAAGACACGGAGCTGCGGGCAACTTTGTATAGCTTTGGGCAAAATCCGTCTCTAGCCTTCAGTCCTGACCCGGATGAGGCAAACCAGTCTCCAAGCCCACAGCCGgtagaggaaaaggagagaaacgATGATGAGGAGGCGTGTGGCGAGGAGGAATGTGACGGCAAGGAGTTGGTGAGCGAGGAGGAGGATGCAGAGACCGACGCCACGGACGAAGAGGAAGCCGAAGAGCCTGACTCCGTGGAGGAGGGGGCGGAGGGGGAGGAGCatgaagaggaaggggaggggctggaggaggaagagcagagggaggaagagaaccGTTTGCCTCTGGAAATGCCTTTATCTTATAAACTGTACTTATTTAAACCCCAAACAGATAATTCCCAAAGTGCCACAGGAAGCTCTCTCATCATGGCACAGGACATTCACTGTTAGACATCAGGAAAGGGACTGGGGAATGAGATGGAACTGATGTGAGGCTAAAATGAATTAGCAACTtattaaaaactaatttaaaaatgagttcCATTAACAAACATATCTCTGTAAACCCCTTCTTTGGCCATTATAAAACGTTTAAAAATCGGTGTGCTTGTGTATGGCTatgagtgggggagggagagctttcaaatataatttaactGGAAATGGTTAAAGGCCAAATAGTCATTACTAcagtttgaatattttcatttggTGTTTTCCCCTCTAGATGCTTGAGTTTTTcggttttcctttttaaattctgGCAGTgctgaaaatgtttctttttataacaGATTTATACATTCCATGCCTAAGAAGCATGTGCCATGTCTATTGAAT is a window encoding:
- the CCER1 gene encoding LOW QUALITY PROTEIN: coiled-coil domain-containing glutamate-rich protein 1 (The sequence of the model RefSeq protein was modified relative to this genomic sequence to represent the inferred CDS: inserted 2 bases in 1 codon; deleted 2 bases in 1 codon); amino-acid sequence: MTQPLYRKEDPLNLGHGGASSAPLNTRSSRHRRRRGARVYRRWHHYGPKAAYEPRRKQPKQQHGSGPWFHPPRCPSWAMYSNWGHWGGPWHSPPEGFRKPPGQVQVIQVYGLLPFCLCCCSCWRGPRNPGWARPPGRKKRWGRRGRGLRRDPRRSFQRSPSEDLSTLLRPVNLCRLRVPGLRAPRNTTQFIMNQVYEDMRQQAALRAQQAQAGGTASAAGSFGNDAPPSGGEEDTELRATLYSFGQNPSLAFSPDPDEANQSPSPQPVEEKERNDDEEACGEEECDGKELVSEEEDAETDATDEEEAEEPDSVEEGAEGEEHEEEGEGLEEEEQREEENRLPLEMPLSXINCTYLNPKQIIPKVPQESLIMAQDIHC